A genomic region of Solanum dulcamara chromosome 2, daSolDulc1.2, whole genome shotgun sequence contains the following coding sequences:
- the LOC129880858 gene encoding laccase-12-like, with amino-acid sequence MEAFKRITNPMSSLCYVCILLLFANAASEKTHYHDFVIQATPVKRLCKTHNTITVNGQFPGPTLEVNNGDTLVVNVVNRARYNVTIHWHGVRQMRTGWADGPEFITQCPIRPAKSYTYRFTIQGQEGTLWWHAHSSWLRATVYGALIIHPKEGENYPFPKPKRETPILLGEWWDTNPIDVVRRATRTGAAPNVSDAYTINGQPGDLYKCSKKDTTIVHMDSGETNLLRVINAGLNQQLFFTVANHKLTVVGADANYVKPFTTSVLMLGPGQTTDVLIKADQPPSRYYMAARAYASAQGAPFDNTTTTAILEYKTASCSSNCAKTNPVFPSLPAYNDTATATAFTTKFRSPRKVEVPTEIDENLFFTVGLGLNNCPTGVRSRNCQGPNGTRFAASMNNVSFVLPSNFSLLQAHHQRIPGVFSTDFPAVPPVKFDYTGNVSRSLWQPIRGTKVYKLKYGARVQVVLQGTSIFTAENHPIHLHGYDFYIIAEGFGNFNPKTDTSKFNLVNPPLRNTASVPVNGWTVIRFVADNPGVWIMHCHLDVHITWGLAMAFLVENGVSELESLEHPPVDFPVC; translated from the exons ATGGAAGCCTTCAAAAGAATTACCAACCCTATGAGTTCTTTGTGTTATGTATGCATTTTGCTTCTCTTTGCAAATGCAGCATCTGAGAAAACTCATTACCATGATTTTGTT ATTCAAGCAACACCAGTGAAGAGGCTATGCAAAACTCACAACACCATAACGGTGAATGGGCAATTCCCTGGACCAACATTGGAAGTAAACAACGGGGATACTCTGGTTGTTAACGTTGTTAACAGAGCTCGATATAATGTCACCATTCATTG GCATGGTGTAAGGCAAATGAGAACAGGATGGGCAGATGGACCTGAATTTATCACTCAGTGCCCGATAAGACCAGCAAAGAGTTACACTTACCGGTTTACCATTCAAGGACAGGAAGGGACTCTTTGGTGGCACGCCCACAGCTCATGGCTTAGGGCTACTGTTTATGGAGCTCTAATTATCCACccaaaagaaggagaaaattaTCCATTTCCGAAGCCCAAAAGAGAAACACCAATTCTTCTTG GTGAGTGGTGGGATACAAATCCGATTGATGTTGTAAGACGAGCAACAAGAACAGGAGCAGCTCCTAATGTATCAGATGCTTACACCATCAATGGTCAACCAGGTGACCTCTACAAGTGTTCCAAGAAAG ATACCACCATAGTACATATGGACTCTGGCGAAACAAACCTCCTTCGAGTTATCAATGCTGGATTGAACCAGCAGCTTTTCTTTACCGTGGCCAACCACAAGCTTACTGTGGTTGGAGCAGATGCCAATTATGTTAAACCTTTCACAACATCAGTCCTTATGCTCGGACCAGGCCAGACAACCGATGTCCTTATTAAAGCTGATCAGCCACCAAGCAGATACTACATGGCAGCACGTGCCTATGCAAGCGCTCAAGGCGCCCCCTTTGATAATACCACAACCACAGCCATCCTCGAGTACAAGACagcttcttgttcttccaatTGTGCCAAAACCAATCCAGTTTTCCCATCTCTACCAGCTTATAATGACACAGCTACTGCTACAGCCTTCACAACCAAATTCAGAAGCCCAAGAAAGGTCGAGGTGCCCACTGAAATCGATGAAAATCTATTCTTCACAGTCGGACTGGGACTCAATAACTGCCCAACAGGTGTACGCTCTAGAAACTGTCAAGGTCCAAATGGAACTCGATTCGCTGCCAGTATGAACAATGTATCTTTTGTGCTACCATCCAATTTTTCCCTTCTACAAGCACATCACCAACGCATACCTGGTGTTTTCTCAACTGATTTCCCAGCTGTACCACCTGTAAAATTTGATTATACTGGAAACGTAAGCCGGTCTTTATGGCAACCTATTCGAGGAACTAAGGTGTACAAGCTGAAATATGGGGCAAGAGTACAAGTTGTGCTACAGGGGACAAGTATCTTCACAGCTGAAAACCACCCAATTCATCTTCACGGTTACGATTTCTACATAATTGCAGAGGGATTCGGTAACTTTAATCCGAAAACAGATACATCCAAATTCAACCTTGTTAATCCACCTCTCAGAAATACAGCAAGTGTACCAGTTAACGGATGGACAGTCATTAGATTTGTCGCAGACAATCCAG GAGTGTGGATAATGCACTGTCATTTGGATGTTCATATTACATGGGGTTTAGCGATGGCATTCCTCGTGGAAAATGGAGTTAGTGAATTGGAATCATTGGAACATCCTCCAGTAGATTTTCCTGTCTGTTGA